The Betta splendens chromosome 2, fBetSpl5.4, whole genome shotgun sequence nucleotide sequence ATATCATATGCAAACCACTAAAACACAATGACGTCAAGTGAATGGTTCTATAGACTAATCCACACTCGAGCTGCAACTGAACAGAACTGAACTAGTGCAGACAGGTGATACAGCTGCTACATGTTACAGATCAGTAGAATGTAACTAGCTGTAGTGTTCTGATGAACAGTTTCTATTCTGATCCATCTGCCCTCTCAGGTTTTACGTCCAGGTGATACTCTATACACATCCAATCAGAACGGACCAGAACCTTATCTGACagtgtttaatatttatgagCTGGCATTTTCCATTTGTGTAAAACATCTCAACCTGAACCAGACCCGTGAACTCAGACCTTTAGTAAAGCTGAGATGCTCATTAAATCATGGACCAGGCCGAGTAGGGTCCTGGGTTGGGAGGACCTGTAAAAGTAAGACTataaaaagtaagaaaacaCAATCTGTTCAAATTTAACTGGGTTTGTGAACCAAAAAGGGGAGATCTCTGCCATCAGGAAACAGTAGCAGGTGGATCATATTTACCCTCACAggacataaaacaaacagcagggcAAACCCAGAACTGAAGCtttgcagacagacagctgcagGGTTTGGGTCTGCAGTGGTCTAGAACCTTTAGTAACTTGTACCTCTTCCATTACCTAAATCTGTGGATTTTAGGTCTCCATTGTGGCTACAGGTGTTAGAACATAATGGATTCTGTAAACCAGTATCTGTACTGACCAGGgagcagttttattttattggagTGTGGTCTGGTCCGTGTCCATCTCAGAGCTGCTGTCCTGCATGTGACAGGCTACATTCTAATTTATTACTGTTCTTCTCACTTCTGCTAAAAGTCAACAACAGAACCAAAATGACTTTTCATTCCTCATCAGCTTTGTTCATGAGTCATATTTATCACCCGTAGTTCATATTCTGTTTGATCAGCGCCAGCTGTTCTGAGGGAGGGCCTGTTCTCCTAAAGTCACTTTACGACAGCTTTCTAAGTTTCTTCCTGTGTGAGCTCAGGAACCATGGTTCAGGTCCAGAATAAGTACAAGTTAATAAGTGTCTAATACTAAATCTCTTTGTGCTGTATatgaaaatgaactgagactTCCCTACAGGATTACAGGAACAGTTTGAATCAGGATGTTCATAATTAGGATCAAAAGCTCTAGATTTGAAGGCCACAGTTACACTTTATATTATCAGACACAATTTATCAGTAAGCTGTGTAGACACATCTGATTGTCCAtagttttcctgtttgtttgagtAGACAAAACCAAGAGTATTTAAAAAGGACAGAAGGCCAACAGGACACTTATTTGTCTTCGTAAGGAAGCAGCAATCTGTCTACCTCATACAGTCATAACTGCCTGGGGCCCCTGGGGGCCCGTCCATCAGAAGTGGACATGTCCTGAGTGTGGGTTGGGCAGCACTGACCCAGGGGCCACTTCCTGGATCAGGCTCCTGGCCAGATGCCTGCTGAGTGGGTAGTTCTGTGCCAAAGAGTCATCAGTCCACTCAGTTCTGCCTAGAAGCTGGTCCATGTGAGGCGCTGGGGTCCGCTGTGGAAGTGGGTATAGACTGATAATTGGGTCCCTGTCCACAGGGGGGTGTCCTATGACCCGATGAGGCCCATCAGGTCCATAAGGTGTAAGTAAAGAAGTGTCTCGATCAAGCGTGGCCTGTAGTTCCTGTGTCGGCTGATCCATTGGGTAGAGCTGCTTCTTATGGTCCTGGACTTCTTCCTGGTGGTCTAGTCTAGTGAGGTACTGCTGTTTCTTCTGGCTCTGCATGAGGTCTTGTTCCTGGTGCTCCATCTGAATGTGGtactgctgcttcctttgatcTTCAATGTTGTCTTGGTTGTGATGATCCATCTGTGGATGGCACTGCGGTTTCCTTCGGTTCTGGGTGTGATCCTTATCCTGTCGGTCCATGGGGGCCTggtactgctgctgcttctggtttttgtcttgttgctCTTGGTTCGCCTGAAGGTCCACCTGGGCGTGgaactgctgcttcttctgacTTTGTATTTGGTTGTGGACTTGATTCTTGATGTCCTtccagtgccgccctctgaggacGGGTTCTAAGTCCAGACAGCGCTGACACACCTCCTTCCCTGGTACAGACTGGAACAGCACATGGACTCCCAGTTGTCTCCAGactgcctccttctctgccgTTGACCAGGGGCGACGGCGCACTTTCTTAGGAGCCATCAgaactgaaaacacagatggTGATGAGGTCATAGTTCATAAAGCTCACAGCAGACGATTCAGTTCCCACTGGAAGAGCCTGAAAGACCAGTTTGACTAAAAGCACTTAAAATCAACAGACTGGTTATCTACCAACAGAAGCAGGGATGTGTTTGGGTCCTGGCTTATGGATCAGCCCCTGATCTGTATTAATAAATAAGAAATTATAACAGCTTACCTGTGTGGAGTCCTGGGTTAGCAGTCTGCAGTCTGGTTTCTAGTGGGATCCTGGAGGTCAACCTTTTGTCATTACTTCTACAcagacctgcagacagacaggcagcagctgatAACTACATGTTGTGTTCACAGGAATACAAAACACTAAAAAGGTTCCTCTTAAGTTTTAGGTTTCTGGGGAGTATTATTCTACAGGTTAGAGGTTACTGTCACACCTCAGGAACCGTGTCAGTCCTGATTCTAAACAGCTGGAAGCAACAAACTAtacaaagtaaaagcaggatTACACAGAATCAAGAAGCATCAGTTGAGAACCATCATTAAAATAGttgtattacatttattttcagtCTGTAGTATTGTAATTAAAACAGTAGTGCAACATGAATGAGGAGAAGATGTTGTGTGACTCTGGTGAATGCTTGCTCCTACTGGACCATTACTACACTACAAGTACTGATGTGTACAAAATGGCTGGGATGGTCCTAAGTTCAGAGAATACTGAGCTGTGAATTGAAGGCATCAGGAAAATCAACTAAAGACATAGTAAAGTAGCTGcccttgtgtgtgtggatcacCTCCTTGATGATCAGTGGTTAGTGTTGGGTCATGACTCACCCTCTGGACCGGGGTCAGACTGGTCTCGGCCTCCATCCTTAAACTTCTCATTTCTTGATTGGACTAATCGTTTCTTCACAATGGCTTCTTCTGGAGCAACGGAAAACAAAGCTGAGCAGTTGGATACTGTACAGACCAGACCTCTGTGATGATGAAATCACGAGGAACAGCTTCAGAGCTTACGCAGTTACCTTTGTCGGGGTCAGGgtacagcagctccaggttGTCCCAGTCCCTCCCTAGCATGTGGTAGAAGTCCGTGGTCCTAGCTGCACCCTCCCAGTCTCCATCCTGCAGACTCTCTCCGATAGCGATCTCACAAACCGTCTTCAGTGTCGTCTTCATTGCCAGAGGAGGGCGGCTCCACCGGTACCCAGACGCTTTTCTGGCTGCAGCCAAGGCCAGGCTCAAATGGCCAGGAGCCAGAACATCCTGGAGGTTATGAATTTGAGAGTCCAGGGATTTAGCAGCCAGGAGGAACCTACCGAGTTCCCTCAGTTTCTGACTGACATAGTCGTACCTCCTCTGGTTGCCATCCTGGTTTCCCATCAACTTGTTTCCAAATTTACAGATCAACCAGTCAGACTTGACCTGGACaagtggacagacagacagattagcAGACAGACTCCAAGTCAGAAGGGTCAGCAGGTACACAGATAGGTCGGCAGGTGCTCAGACCTGGTACGAAACGTGGTCCTGGTTCATGCGGTGAAGAACCTCACTGCAGCTTTCAGATGCACCGCTGGAAATTGGGAGGAGGCGGGACGCTTCAGCCTGGACCCTTGTACGCTTCCTGGGCAGGTCCAATGCAGGCAGAGAAGTCACATTCAGATCCCcactgaggtcagaggtcacgggcTGTTTGCTCCCAGCTTCTGTGGCCCCAGCATGATATGTGACAACGTCTACTGAGGGGTCAGGAAGTGTGTCCTCTGTCAGCTTTAGAGTGGTTTCTTCCGTGGGGCTACAGGCTGTCAGACCTGTACACTCAGATATTGGATACTTAATGGAGTCCAAGGGGGTCTCTACTGTGGAGGGGGGATCGCTGAACATGTCAGAGGCCAGCTTCTTACGACAGGAGGCCTGATGTTTCCAGAGGTCTGCACGAAGAAAGAAACCCAGGCAGAGAGGACACGGCAGGTAGCTCCTAGCATCAACTTCCTCAGAGGGTTGACGACATGGGACGATTTCTCCACTGCCCTGCCTGATCacctgaagcacagacagacaggtagacataAACGGTAAGGGACAGGCCAGTAAAAAGGTAGGCAGGCATGGTAACGTGCAGGCCGACGaacaattcaatttaattttcaattcaattttttttatttatatagcaccaaatcacaacaaggtgaTCTTAATGCATTTTACAAGGAAAGATTTAAGACCTTActcaactaaacccaacaaatcccacataaagaAGTGGAGAGTAAAAAACACTGGACactggcaggatggttggatcagagactggaaacaggcaggatggtcggacctttatcaaaaaggaacgttttaagcctgatcttaaaggtggcaagtgtgtcagcttctcgaacctaaacagggagctggttccaaaggaactgtcttacctagacagcttctcccccataattcatatggagttaacctcaataatcaactcttccaagtcagTGTGTCCAagttgtcttttagatccaatcccaaccagattactcaaagaagttctacctttaatgagctcgtccatattaaatcaaatcaaccaatctttacatttaggctatgtaccacatgcttttaaggtggctgtggtcaaacctctattgaaaagaccaactataggcccatttcacatttaccctttatttccaagattcttaaaaaaatggtggctaaacaattatctgatcaCCTGAGGGGGAATAACCTgcacaaagattttcagtcaggatttagaaaacatcatagcacagaaacagctctggttagagtcactaattatcttctattagcttcggtcaatggtctagtttctgtccttgtcgtgttagat carries:
- the LOC114865279 gene encoding uncharacterized protein LOC114865279 isoform X1 gives rise to the protein MAADVDLQRRRRRHRRRRRRRRVWLLADSDIVETVVTSNMENKTEVHPQEQTWSLDEEPAKPAVRRTRQRNAVAMGKRGQKGKKRGQKDKRRGQEEKEGVTVKRTWTGGKRRWDKKHYCVFCRRPQVKIARHLLRKHADQQEVEAASSLPAGSKQRHLLLEHLRCRGNYLHNIEVIRQGSGEIVPCRQPSEEVDARSYLPCPLCLGFFLRADLWKHQASCRKKLASDMFSDPPSTVETPLDSIKYPISECTGLTACSPTEETTLKLTEDTLPDPSVDVVTYHAGATEAGSKQPVTSDLSGDLNVTSLPALDLPRKRTRVQAEASRLLPISSGASESCSEVLHRMNQDHVSYQVKSDWLICKFGNKLMGNQDGNQRRYDYVSQKLRELGRFLLAAKSLDSQIHNLQDVLAPGHLSLALAAARKASGYRWSRPPLAMKTTLKTVCEIAIGESLQDGDWEGAARTTDFYHMLGRDWDNLELLYPDPDKEEAIVKKRLVQSRNEKFKDGGRDQSDPGPEGLCRSNDKRLTSRIPLETRLQTANPGLHTVLMAPKKVRRRPWSTAEKEAVWRQLGVHVLFQSVPGKEVCQRCLDLEPVLRGRHWKDIKNQVHNQIQSQKKQQFHAQVDLQANQEQQDKNQKQQQYQAPMDRQDKDHTQNRRKPQCHPQMDHHNQDNIEDQRKQQYHIQMEHQEQDLMQSQKKQQYLTRLDHQEEVQDHKKQLYPMDQPTQELQATLDRDTSLLTPYGPDGPHRVIGHPPVDRDPIISLYPLPQRTPAPHMDQLLGRTEWTDDSLAQNYPLSRHLARSLIQEVAPGSVLPNPHSGHVHF
- the LOC114865279 gene encoding uncharacterized protein LOC114865279 isoform X2, which translates into the protein MAADVDLQRRRRRHRRRRRRRRVWLLADSDIVETVVTSNMENKTEVHPQEQTWSLDEEPAKPAVRRTRQRNAVAMGKRGQKGKKRGQKDKRRGQEEKEGVTVKRTWTGGKRRWDKKHYCVFCRRPQVKIARHLLRKHADQQEVEAASSLPAGSKQRHLLLEHLRCRGNYLHNIEVIRQGSGEIVPCRQPSEEVDARSYLPCPLCLGFFLRADLWKHQASCRKKLASDMFSDPPSTVETPLDSIKYPISECTGLTACSPTEETTLKLTEDTLPDPSVDVVTYHAGATEAGSKQPVTSDLSGDLNVTSLPALDLPRKRTRVQAEASRLLPISSGASESCSEVLHRMNQDHVSYQVKSDWLICKFGNKLMGNQDGNQRRYDYVSQKLRELGRFLLAAKSLDSQIHNLQDVLAPGHLSLALAAARKASGYRWSRPPLAMKTTLKTVCEIAIGESLQDGDWEGAARTTDFYHMLGRDWDNLELLYPDPDKEAIVKKRLVQSRNEKFKDGGRDQSDPGPEGLCRSNDKRLTSRIPLETRLQTANPGLHTVLMAPKKVRRRPWSTAEKEAVWRQLGVHVLFQSVPGKEVCQRCLDLEPVLRGRHWKDIKNQVHNQIQSQKKQQFHAQVDLQANQEQQDKNQKQQQYQAPMDRQDKDHTQNRRKPQCHPQMDHHNQDNIEDQRKQQYHIQMEHQEQDLMQSQKKQQYLTRLDHQEEVQDHKKQLYPMDQPTQELQATLDRDTSLLTPYGPDGPHRVIGHPPVDRDPIISLYPLPQRTPAPHMDQLLGRTEWTDDSLAQNYPLSRHLARSLIQEVAPGSVLPNPHSGHVHF